In the Actinomycetota bacterium genome, TCGCATCGCGCCCTCATAGTCACCGAGCGCGTAGGAGCTCATGGACGCCCGGCTCAACGTATAACCCTGCCCTGCGACGTCACCGAGCCTGGAGAACGTGTCGAAGCACTCCAGATGGTGCTGCAACGCAGTCGAGTAGTCGTGGTTGGCGTCGGCAATGAGGCCCATCTTGCTGAGCGCGTACGCCGTGCCCCAGACGTCACCACAGTTTCTGAAGGTATCGAGACTCTCGGTGAACTGGGCTTCCGCAGCGGTCGGGTTGCCGTCCTCCAGATTGACCCAGCCGAGCCAGAGCAGTCCGGCTGCGACCATGATGTCGTCCTCGAGAACGCGTGCCAACGCAACGGCGCTCTCGAGAGTCGGTCGGGCCGACTTCCACTCCTCCCGGAAGACCTGGCTCACGCCGAGGCCGTAGATGCACAGGACCTCCTCCTCATGAAGATCGAGCCGCATGGTTGCGTCGCGGAGCTCCAACATTCGCTCCTCCGACATGGCGTACCGGTCGGTGAAACTACCGATGAAACTCATCTGCACCGTGGCCGTGAGGTAGGCGGCGTCCCGTGCGAGCTCATCCTTGGTCTTGCCGGAAGCCAGCTTCTCGGAGATGCGAGCGAAGGTGTCTGCACCTTCGTGGGAGTTGTGCACCCTGAACAAGCGGGACAGGTTCCGGAGGAATGGAACGGTCTCCGTCTCGGGCAGGTTCGCCATTGCCCATTCGGTGGCGGCGCGGATGTTGTCCATGTCGGCCATCACGACAGGAAGGGCATCGAAGACTTCGGGTCCGGCAAGTCGCTCTCGGTTCTCTTCGAGGAGTTTCGCGAAGTACTCGGCGTGGCGGGTCATCACTTCTTTCTCGGCCACCCCATCCGAGTGGAGCTGCATTGCTGCGAACTGCCGCAGCATCTGATGAAGGGAGAACCGGCCAGTGTCCTCGCGATGCACGAGCGAGCGGCCGGAGAGCTCGGCCAGATCCGAGATGGTGGCCCCGGCCACATCCGACGCGGCTCGTCGATCGAAGCCGCCCCTGAAGACCGAGAGCTGCCGATACGTGTCCTTCAGGCGAGTCGGGAGCAGGTTCCACGACCAGTCGAAGACGGCCCTCGCGCTGCGGTGGCGGGCCGGGATGTCCTGCATCGTCGTGGTGAGGAAGTCGAGGCTCGTCTCGATCTCGTCCGCGATCTCCTCGCAGGCCAGAACGGGTGTCCAGGCCGCCGCCAGCTCGATGGCCAGAGGTAGCCCTTGGACGAGATGGCAGATCCGTCGAACCTCGGCCCATTCGGAGGTCGGTTCGAAGGTCGGGTCGGCCTGCCGGGCTCTCTCCACGAACAGGCGAACCGCGGGGTAGGTGGACGCATCTTCTCCGTTCGTCGGGTAGGGGAGAGAGGGCACCTCGTAGATCCATTCGCCCTGAAGACCCAGTCTGCGGCGAGACGTGACCAGGACCCGCAGTTTGGGAGCCTGGCCGAGTACCTCTGCGACCAGGCCGGCGCCCTCGACGACATGCTCGAAATTGTCCATCACCATCAACGCCGACTGGTTGGTGAGAAAGTCGAGCAGTTGATCCTTGGGGGCGAGGTCGCTCGTGTGCGTGTCGATGGTCAGTCGCAACGCCTCTGCCACGGCGGGAACGATGCGGTCCGGGTTGGTGATGGGTGCCAGAGGCACGAAGTGGGCGCCATTCGGGTAGGCC is a window encoding:
- a CDS encoding adenylate/guanylate cyclase domain-containing protein, which produces MSKPDRSDKATKPGSTCTSVLRAIHFAREEVVMLPSGTITLLFTDIEGSSEMWDRSPSTMARALARHDALIAGAIVGHGGHIVKNKGDGFFAAFASAPDAVRAVLEAQRSIQAEPWSPEVGNVRVRMALHTGTVEFHDGDYLGAAVNRVARIEGAAHGGQVVISASTRELVQDQLPDDADMVDLGEHRLRGLSRPERIYQLTATDLPSAFPSLRTLDTSETNLPVPPTSFVGRTEELTEIDRLLTNPDCRLLTLLGPGGIGKTRLAIEVAKRLGSAYPNGAHFVPLAPITNPDRIVPAVAEALRLTIDTHTSDLAPKDQLLDFLTNQSALMVMDNFEHVVEGAGLVAEVLGQAPKLRVLVTSRRRLGLQGEWIYEVPSLPYPTNGEDASTYPAVRLFVERARQADPTFEPTSEWAEVRRICHLVQGLPLAIELAAAWTPVLACEEIADEIETSLDFLTTTMQDIPARHRSARAVFDWSWNLLPTRLKDTYRQLSVFRGGFDRRAASDVAGATISDLAELSGRSLVHREDTGRFSLHQMLRQFAAMQLHSDGVAEKEVMTRHAEYFAKLLEENRERLAGPEVFDALPVVMADMDNIRAATEWAMANLPETETVPFLRNLSRLFRVHNSHEGADTFARISEKLASGKTKDELARDAAYLTATVQMSFIGSFTDRYAMSEERMLELRDATMRLDLHEEEVLCIYGLGVSQVFREEWKSARPTLESAVALARVLEDDIMVAAGLLWLGWVNLEDGNPTAAEAQFTESLDTFRNCGDVWGTAYALSKMGLIADANHDYSTALQHHLECFDTFSRLGDVAGQGYTLSRASMSSYALGDYEGAMRYGGESLGRFEQVRHRWGLSAALGRIGYAALGLGDVATARTRFTAGLERAREAGYTNLVLFAVIGLGGVLAAEGSIDEAAELLTFGLGHPATPVIYRDIGQRLLDDALSSLSEAQQVAAEQRAAHLDLDQVVERLIGCQNRRFSS